In Vidua chalybeata isolate OUT-0048 chromosome 9, bVidCha1 merged haplotype, whole genome shotgun sequence, a genomic segment contains:
- the EXTL2 gene encoding exostosin-like 2 isoform X1, whose translation MRCFHFCKLPGRVMGIRLLRFTSVVIIVLLLVAGALTALLPTIKDDKLPNSRREPKTQSQSALDSFTLIMQTYNRTDLLLKLLNHYQAIPHLHKVIVVWNNIGEKTPEEMWNSLGPHPVPVVFKVQTVNRMRNRLQNFPDLETKAVLMMDDDTLVSAHDLAFAFSVWQQFPEHIVGFVPRKHISTPSGVYSYGSFELQNPGFGNGDQYSMVLIGAAFFHSGYLEDFQQQPEAVYALIDETQNCDDIAMNFLVAKHTGKPSGVFVKPVDIRNLEKDTNSGYSGMWHRAEHLLQRSYCVNKLVNIYDGMPLKYSNIMISQFGFPNYANHKNKM comes from the exons ATGAG GTGTTTTCACTTCTGTAAGCTTCCAGGAAGAGTCATGGGAATCCGCTTACTGCGCTTCACCTCTGTGGTGATCATCGTCTTGCTTCTTGTGGCAGGTGCTTTAACAGCTTTGCTTCCCACTATCAAAGATGACAAATTGCCCAACTCAAGAAGGGAACCAAAAACCCAGAGTCAGTCTGCCTTGGATTCATTCACTCTTATTATGCAGACATACAATAGAACTGACTTACTGCTAAAGCTTTTAAATCATTATCAAGCAATCCCCCACCTACATAAAGTAATTGTTGTGTGGAACAACATTGGTGAGAAGACACCAGAGGAAATGTGGAATTCTTTGGGGcctcatcctgtccctgttgTCTTTAAAGTTCAAACTGTAAATCGTATGAGAAACAGACTGCAGAATTTCCCTGACCTGGAAACAAAAG CTGTTTTAATGATGGACGATGACACACTAGTCAGTGCTCATGACcttgcttttgccttttccGTTTGGCAG caatTTCCAGAGCACATAGTGGGATTTGTTCCTAGAAAGCACATTTCTACTCCTTCAGGTGTATACAGTTATGGCAGCTTTGAACTGCAGAaccctggatttgggaatggaGATCAGTATTCTATGGTGCTTATCGGTGCAGCATTTTTTCACAGTGGGTATTTAGAAGACTTTCAACAGCAGCCAGAAGCAGTTTACGCCTTAATAGATGAAACTCAAAACTGTGATGATATTGCCATGAATTTTCTGGTAGCCAAGCATACTGGAAAGCCTTCAGGAGTGTTTGTGAAGCCTGTTGACAtaagaaatttagaaaaagaCACTAACAGTGGCTATTCTGGAATGTGGCACCGAGCAGAGCATTTGTTACAGAGATCCTACTGTGTAAATAAACTCGTTAATATTTATGATGGCATGCCCTTAAAATATTCTAATATCATGATTTCTCAGTTTGGTTTTCCTAATTATGCcaatcacaaaaataaaatgtaa
- the EXTL2 gene encoding exostosin-like 2 isoform X2 → MRCFHFCKLPGRVMGIRLLRFTSVVIIVLLLVAGALTALLPTIKDDKLPNSRREPKTQSQSALDSFTLIMQTYNRTDLLLKLLNHYQAIPHLHKVIVVWNNIGEKTPEEMWNSLGPHPVPVVFKVQTVNRMRNRLQNFPDLETKALSRTCTTINPVCFNWKKNPYVALQT, encoded by the exons ATGAG GTGTTTTCACTTCTGTAAGCTTCCAGGAAGAGTCATGGGAATCCGCTTACTGCGCTTCACCTCTGTGGTGATCATCGTCTTGCTTCTTGTGGCAGGTGCTTTAACAGCTTTGCTTCCCACTATCAAAGATGACAAATTGCCCAACTCAAGAAGGGAACCAAAAACCCAGAGTCAGTCTGCCTTGGATTCATTCACTCTTATTATGCAGACATACAATAGAACTGACTTACTGCTAAAGCTTTTAAATCATTATCAAGCAATCCCCCACCTACATAAAGTAATTGTTGTGTGGAACAACATTGGTGAGAAGACACCAGAGGAAATGTGGAATTCTTTGGGGcctcatcctgtccctgttgTCTTTAAAGTTCAAACTGTAAATCGTATGAGAAACAGACTGCAGAATTTCCCTGACCTGGAAACAAAAG CTCTTTCTAGGACGTGTACAACAATAAATCCTGTTTGTttcaattggaaaaaaaacccatatgtTGCATTACAGACCTGA